The following are encoded together in the Dama dama isolate Ldn47 chromosome 29, ASM3311817v1, whole genome shotgun sequence genome:
- the LOC133048475 gene encoding interferon beta-2-like encodes MTCWCLLQMALLLCFSTTALSMNYSLLRFQQRRSVAVCQKLLQQLPSTPQHCLEVRMDFQVPEEMRQAQRFRKEDAVSVIYEMLQQIFSILTRDFSSTGWSETVIEDLLVELHEQMDHLEPIQKEIMQKKTFTVGDMTVLHLKKYNLVQYLTSMEYNSCAWIVVRAEMLKNFSFLKSLTGYLQD; translated from the coding sequence ATGACCTGCTGGTGCCTCCTCCAGATGGCTCTCCTGCTGTGTTTCTCCACCACAGCTCTCTCCATGAACTACAGCTTGCTTCGATTCCAGCAAAGGAGGAGCGTTGCGGTGTGTCAGAAGCTCCTGCAGCAGTTACCTTCAACTCCTCAACATTGCCTCGAGGTCAGGATGGACTTCCAGGTCCCTGAGGAGATGAGGCAAGCACAGCGGTTCCGGAAGGAAGATGCCGTATCGGTCATCTATGAGATGCTCCAGCAGATCTTCAGTATTCTCAccagagacttctccagcactgGCTGGTCTGAGACCGTCATTGAGGACCTCCTTGTGGAACTCCATGAGCAGATGGATCATCTGGAGCCAATCCAGAAGGAAATCATGCAGAAGAAAACCTTCACTGTGGGAGACATGACGGTTCTTCACCTGAAGAAATACAACCTCGTGCAGTACCTGACGTCCATGGAGTACAACAGCTGTGCCTGGATAGTTGTGAGAGCAGAAATGCTCAAGAACTTTTCTTTCCTGAAGAGCCTAACAGGATACCTCCAAGACTGA